A genomic segment from Nicotiana sylvestris chromosome 1, ASM39365v2, whole genome shotgun sequence encodes:
- the LOC104249132 gene encoding uncharacterized protein, which yields MPPMKIQPIDSPTYRESIQNDTAKPVVKSRLKRFFDRPFPSVLRISSAAEKPNAAGAGNELPYIKDGGAVTEFEPSSVCLAKMVVNFIEENNEKPSAAKCGRNRCNCFNGNTNDSSDDEFDGFADSVTNSSFGDSSETLKSLIPCASVVERNLLADTSKIVEKNKASKRKDDLRKIVTDELSKLGYNASICKSKWEKTSSIPAGEYEYIDVIVEGERVLIDVDFRSEFEIARSTGSYKAVLQSLPFIFVGKSDRLLQIVSIVSEAARLSLKKKGMHIAPWRKAEYIKSKWLSPHTRTNDTAEKTTGTDAVAESQAGDQSEVKEEELAEAAESKEISDSEFGELELIFGEKTLSSASFEFNSNETKSSTLLTSPPPVKFSGSEEEKPVMPVMMTWQPPALKPKSCDRGNKIVVTGLATLLREKP from the exons ATGCCTCCGATGAAAATTCAGCCGATCGATTCTCCGACATACAGAGAATCGATCCAAAACGATACAGCAAAGCCTGTGGTGAAATCGCGACTCAAAAGGTTCTTCGATCGACCGTTCCCTAGCGTCTTACGGATTTCGTCGGCAGCAGAAAAGCCGAATGCCGCCGGCGCCGGGAATGAATTGCCTTATATAAAAGATGGAGGAGCAGTTACTGAGTTCGAGCCTAGCTCAGTTTGTTTAGCTAAGATGGTTGTTAATTTCATCGAGGAGAACAATGAAAAGCCATCGGCTGCTAAATGTGGACGGAATCGTTGCAATTGTTTCAACGGCAACACCAATGATAGCTCCGATGACGAGTTTGACGGTTTCGCTGACTCAGTTACAAACTCCTCTTTTGGTGATTCTTCTGAAACTCTCAAG AGCTTAATTCCGTGTGCAAGTGTTGTTGAAAGAAATCTGTTAGCTGATACCTCCAAAATTGTCGAGAAAAACAAAGCTTCTAAACGTAAAGACGATTTGAGAAAAATTGTGACCGATGAACTCTCGAAACTTGGCTACAATGCTTCCATCTGCAAATCCAAATGGGAAAAGACTTCTTCTATACCTGCAG GTGAATATGAGTACATTGATGTGATTGTAGAAGGGGAAAGAGTGTTGATTGATGTAGATTTCCGATCGGAGTTTGAGATTGCCCGATCGACGGGGAGTTACAAGGCGGTTCTTCAATCGCTGCCGTTCATCTTCGTCGGAAAATCCGATCGGCTTCTGCAAATTGTATCGATTGTCTCGGAAGCGGCTCGGTTGAGTTTAAAGAAGAAAGGCATGCACATCGCTCCCTGGCGTAAAGCCGAGTACATAAAATCCAAATGGCTTAGCCCTCACACTCGAACAAATGATACAGCCGAGAAAACAACCGGCACTGACGCCGTAGCCGAATCACAAGCCGGAGACCAGAGTGAGGTCAAGGAGGAGGAATTAGCTGAAGCTGCTGAAAGTAAAGAAATATCTGATTCTGAATTTGGAGAATTGGAGCTGATTTTTGGTGAGAAAACGCTGTCGTCCGCGTCTTTCGAGTTCAATAGCAACGAGACCAAATCGTCAACGTTGCTTACATCGCCGCCGCCGGTGAAGTTTTCCGGCAGCGAGGAAGAGAAGCCTGTAATGCCGGTAATGATGACGTGGCAACCTCCGGCATTGAAGCCCAAGAGTTGCGACAGAGGAAACAAGATCGTCGTCACCGGATTGGCTACCCTTCTCAGGGAGAAACCCTAA